A section of the Acomys russatus chromosome 10, mAcoRus1.1, whole genome shotgun sequence genome encodes:
- the Glcci1 gene encoding glucocorticoid-induced transcript 1 protein isoform X4 yields MKDKATQTPSCWAEEGAEKRSHQRSASWGSADQLKEQIAKLRQQLQRSKQSSRHSKEKDRQSPLHGNHITISHTQAIGSRSVPMPLSNISVPKSSVSRVPCSVEGISPELEKVFIKESSSKEEVSKPLDIPDGRRAPLPAHYRSSSTRSIDTQTPSVQERSSSCSSHSPCVSPFCPPESQDGSPCSTEDLLYDRDKDSGSSSPLPKYASSPKPNNSYMFKREPPEGCERVKVFEEMASRQPISAPLFSCPDKNKVNFIPTGSAFCPVKLLGPLLPASDLMLKNSPNPGQSPALATLTVEQLSSRVSYTSLSDDTSTADSLEASVQQPSQPQQLLQDLQTEEHISTQSYVMI; encoded by the exons CAGATTGCCAAGCTGAGGCAACAGCTACAACGCAGCAAGCAAAGTAGTCGGCACAGTAAAGAAAAAGATCGACAGTCACCTCTCCATGGCAACCACATAACAATCAGCCATACTCAG GCTATTGGATCAAGGTCAGTCCCTATGCCTCTGTCAAACATATCCGTGCCAAAATCATCTGTTTCCCGTGTGCCCTGCAGTGTAGAAGGAATAAGTCCTGAACTTGAGAAGGTATTCATCAAAGAAAGCAGTAGTAAAGAAGAAGTGTCCAAG CCTTTGGATATACCAGATGGACGAAGAGCTCCACTCCCTGCTCACTACAGGAGCAGTAGTACTCGCAGCATAGACACCCAGACTCCTTCTGTCCAGGAGCGCAGCAGTAGCTGTAGCAGCCACTCCCCTTGCGTGTCCCCATTTTGTCCCCCGGAATCCCAGGATGGAAGTCCTTGTTCAACAGAAGATCTGCTCTATGATCGTGATAAAG ACAGTGGGAGTAGCTCACCGTTACCCAAGTATGCTTCATctcccaaaccaaacaacagctaCATGTTCAAACGGGAGCCCCCAGAGGGATGTGAGCGGGTGAAGGTCTTTGAGGAAATGGC GTCTCGTCAACCTATCTCGGCCCCACTCTTTTCATGTCCTGACAAAAACAAGGTTAATTTCATCCCAACTGGATCAGCTTTCTGTCCTGTGAAACTTCTAGGCCCTCTTTTACCTGCCTCTGACCTGATGCTCAAGAACTCACCTAACCCTGGTCAAAGCCCGGCTCTGGCGACACTAACCGTAGAGCAGCTCTCTTCCCGGGTCTCCTACACATCTCTTTCTGATGACACCAGCACAGCAGACTCCCTGGAGGCCTCTGTCCAGCAGCCATCTCAGCCACAGCAGCTCCTACAGGATCTGCAGACAGAGGAACACATCTCCACTCAGAGCTATGTGATGATCTAA